The sequence below is a genomic window from Coffea arabica cultivar ET-39 chromosome 4c, Coffea Arabica ET-39 HiFi, whole genome shotgun sequence.
AGTGGAATGATGTACCGAAGGCTGAGGTAAGCAAATTTATTACCCAACAAGCAAATATTCAAAAAGGACAGAATGTCACAGTCAGCATGATACATTACACTTGCCAATTGTTTAGTTTATACAGCAAATAAAAAGTATATTCTACTACATTTAGTCAATAGTCCGTGATTCTCATGTTAATAACCTTGTGGTGATATTATGCACAACAccataaaagaaatgcaaaaccAGCATTATAGTCCACTTTAAATCATAAATGCTTCAACAATATATAAAAGGCTAAATAAGCataattcacttcaaatccaatTTATTGAACATTGCCTCAACATTCCGCATTCCCTTACGTTTCAATTGCTTAAACCTTGTTTCCACTCTTAATATGATATCCCTTGATACAGAAAGAGTTTAGGCAAAGAGGAAATACATACCTCAAACCGCTCATTGTCAATGGCTTCTTTCAATAATCTTTTAAGCCGCAAAACTGGCTCCTGATCCTCAAAAGTCTTCAATGAGTCCCGCAGCCTTGCTGCTTCCTCGTAATCCTATAATCAAACAACTCTACCATTATACAACAACCCTTTCTCCCAACTTAACCTCTTCCAGCATAAACATcaacccaaaaaataataataacaacacaaacaaacacacacacacacacacacacacacagagttTCAAATCACAGCAAAATTGACAAACTAGAATTCTCTCTAAATATTCCAACATTGTCAAGGTAAGTCAGAATCAATATCTATTCAATATTAATATTGGCAAGCCCTGTATTTTGTCATTGACACTCACATTGACTTGTGTGATATGCATGGAAAGACAAAATTACCCATATTACTGTTGAATTTACAACCACTCTAAAATGTAATCAAAGGCAAATATAGAGGTATAATTGTGTTTTCACATCATTAAAAAAAAGTCACAGAAGTGGCATTAACAATTTCAGGAATGCCAAATTAAAATCAGCAAATTCAAACTAAAGATGCTTAGCTAATAAATCGTTGAGTAAACATTAACAAACTCAACTTATGATACTAATTAACTGTTAATTAAACACTAATTTAACTAACCTCAGATTTTGCGGCGACTTCCATTTGTTGCTTCAACAGTGCATAAGTTTGGCCCGGGGAAAGAAACGAACTCTGGCTTGACCCAGGTCCAGGACCCGACCCACGAACCGAACCCGGATTAGAACCACCCGGACTTTGGCTCTCCGAAGCACAAGCTACAATCCTACAAGACCGCGAAGAATAATCGTTATCATGTCTGCAATTCAACCTTTGCTTTCTCTGGAAATCGCCATGGCCGTAGCCGAGTCCATTGCTGAGCCGGCTGGGCCTCGGCCACGTCGATTTCCTGACCGCGTTGAAATCGGTTGTGATATTGAAATTTattgattgcatttttttttttaagaatttttttttctttttaacgtTTTTCCTGAAGGAATTTTTGGGATATGAAGATTGAATCTCTCTTTCGGAAATGGGGTGCATTTCTTTAGTGGTACTTTACACTGTGTGAAATTACAGTTTTGGGGGCaagagtcgagtcgagtcgaatcAAATTGAATGGATTACTAGCTCGACTCTAAGTTAAAAAAACTTGAAGTCAAACTCGGGCACAAATTCATCAAATTCTTGAAGGTGAAACCAGATTTTGAATTCGATTTAATTTTACATTACTCAAACTCAAGGTTGATTTCATACTCATCAAACCCAATTGAGCTTGTTTCGAGTGTAATTGAgagtttaaaaaatataaatttatatttacaTCCTATTTATCCCATTAAAAATGTTATACTTTTTTTTAGCGGTTACAAAATATTTGTCATATTTGACATTTCGAACTACTTTATATTGTAAAATTTTCCTTGTACCCTTCGTTAATGATGTATAAAGACAAATATGATGTGAttactttttactttttattttgacCAGCCATGATTAAAGGTAAAagtgaaataaaagaaaaatttttctagTGGAGCGTGCTATACATAAAAAGCACATATCTCTAAATGTGATTAAATATATGAGAtggagaaaatatataaatttgtaCGAGAGATAAAATAGATATTTCATActaataaatagaaaaaatatatatttatatatgtatatgtgtgaaGTTTGATTAAACTGATTGAGTTTTTGAGTTTCACATATGAAACTTGAACTTAACTGTCAAgtagtttaatttgtttgaatttgatttcgaacttattcaatgtaagttcaAGTTTGAAGTTTAACAACAAGCTTGCAAGGTTGTTGATTATGCTCGACTCATTTGCACTCTGCGGTATGGTAACCAACTTGTTTGAAACTACAAGGGCAATTTGGGGAATAAAAGGATGTTAAGTCAGATATTTGTAGATTCTGATGGAGGAAGTTACACGTGTATATTTTATGTTTTGTGATCGAAGGACAACTGGGCGAGTTCCtggcttttcttcttttgcattttccaacttttgcttttaaaatgatttttgttcaaCAAATTGATTTTTCATtaacttaaaaatattttcctatgtacccaaaaaaatattttgttagTAGATTCATTAGTCAATTAATGATTGTTAGTAAAAATTAGGGATCAAAAACATATTTCTCTCTCATACCTAAATGCAAGTTCCTATGCAAGATGGCTTACAATAGATATAAGAATTCAAATGCATGATTAtgatttatgatgaattttaaggaATCATTGACGCATTAAACTTTTTTGGTAAATCACATTCTTTCGTTTATTCCTTCACATTTTTTTAGTCCTTGATAGTTTTCTGTAGTTGCTAGCGAAGATGTTTTGTAATGTGCGTAAACATGGGTAAAGTTTAGAAggatcattttcaaaattttgtttaaatattCTTTAAACACATAGTCCAACTATTATATATCACTAGTGAATAAGGCACACCCTAATGGGTgtgcaattaataaaaattacaaatatggAAATTATGTCTTTataaagtttttattttgtgtCACAATCCTTTATTAATATTTGAAATATTGGTATCAAACCATATCCATATCCATAAAGGAATTAGTGGACTTCTCCTCCGGATGATAGTATAGGAAGAGGAAGTTGCTTtagaaggaagagagagagagagagagcgtgCGAGTTGGAATGAGAGAGTGGTAATTACTAatcatatatataataaagCCGTATTCTCATTCTTATCACTTTATAATTTCTCTTTTCTACGTGATTTAATGACACGGCAAGTAGTTTCAACTTACTCTATAAAATTACCTACGCTCTTCCATCTCAATTTccaccttttttttaaaaataacttaTGCTCTATATGGAGCttatctctctctttttcatAAGTATGAAATCAATTATCAATATCTATCTAAATttaatttcaaatataaaattCGAGATTTCAGTTAGCTAATAAGTTTCGCtacttttatttggtttttaaaTAAACGGATATATGTGATTTTTGTGGATAAtccatataaatccatttaatttaatgattttactttggtcaaccatttaaaaccaatactataaatggataatccaaatccatttaattatggattatatggatggataaatggatttcaatccaaattgccacctctataTAAAACCATCATTGTCATCCATGTATGACTTATAAAACCGTCTTATAACCATCCTAAGCATTCTATCCTATATTTGAGGCAGTTTATCATTCTACCATAATCATATATTTGCGACTGCTTGCTCTTCTTTTGGTTTGTGAACTTCTAGGTATAACAAAATATGACCCGTATAATTTCTTTAACATGCACGCCTTTAGtaaaactattttttattattattttttatattcttatcaatATCTTTTTATATCCTTATCAATTTTTATTTCCTACCCAAAGCTAAATACTTTAAGCAACTTAATTTAAGATAAAACTACTTTTAATATTCTTATCAATATCTCTTTATATccttatcaattcttattttctacccaaagttaCGTACTTTAAGCAACTTAAATTAAGATAAAACTTCTTTTAATATTCTTATCAATATCTCTTTATACGCTTATCAATTCTTATGACTACATATAGCCCCTAATAAATGAATTTCAAGCATCAAATTCATGGTTAGGTATTTTCAGTGCAAGTGGTTTGCACATTAAAGTATCGATTTTAGATTTTCACTCCTCTTGATTATCAGGTACATCTTTTTTCGatacatatttttcttttttaaaaagacatgttcatcttcaattgtaagcatttagtaacatatcttgaattttgtgtgttttggttttattttctatttgttCTGTATGAAGAGATAGGATATAAACAAGTATTTTTATCGTAAGTTTTCATATACATTAAGTTTGTATTTAAGAAAGGTTATAATAAAACATACATTAAGTTTGTATTTCATATcaacatttttataaaattggctaaataatttattatttttcaacgattcccgttcaacgaacgggtacaaaactagttAGTGGATAATGTGAATTGATATTAATTGTCACCAATGACTTAAAGTCTTGATGAAATGGGAGGTCAAAACTTCAAACCTAACATTTCATCACTCTACCATAATATGTGGCTTTTTCAAATGCATACGGGTGCGTTGTGTACCCATCTGATCCAATGGTGATTCAGTTCCTGTTAATTTTTCAATGGATGTAGTTGGGTTTCCTCTAAAATAGGTTAAAATAGGAGTAGAAATAAAAATGGATGATaacaattgacaaaaaaaaattgtggagTTGTCTTACAATAGATCGGGGCTAATTAAGGGTAAATAGGAACTTCAAAAATGGCATTGTGTGTTTACACCGTACAGTTATCATTTGACATTATATATTGCAAAGATATttcgaaaaagaaaatattaatgACATTTTTTGACTGTTTTTACTCTACGAAATATTTAAAATGCCCCTACAAGACCATCCTAATtagggaaaattttttcaaaaagtttctcacattttgtaaaatgacttttttcgtccctcacttttaaaagtgtaattttacatccctcataaattcattttgatcaaatttgatctCTACCTAGAttttcgactagttttttgCTGAAATCTACCACATGCCTTACATGTAATCAATTTTTAGgtgcaaaattgtcaaatcaaaatttacataatccgaTCCATAGTtcttcacattttacaaaatgaattgtttcattcctcacatttcataaaataaagttttttcatctctcacattttacaaaataaaatttttcatctttCATTGACCATGCGTACGAATAGTTTTTTTAACACATGGCTTTATCTATTTTATTTCACCTAAATAGTACGAAtaacatataatatatttctatttgatttcacctaaacagaCTAATTGTAGTTGTACACATGCTATTTAATAGATATTTATATGGGtttaaaattaataattttaaattatacccatgtatatatctatttgatttcactatgtgaatctattcaatatttatgacattttctattttggtaataattcatttattgagttaTATAGTAAGGCTATCTAATTAATAGGTCCTAATTCGAAATCTATAGTCATGTTTATAAATTAcagtttaaatttaaaatttcttcTCTCCACTTTTAAGACCGACAGTTGAATTATTTGTCTTgagattattttaaaatttgaaagtaccAATCACTTATTGTTTTTAtcatacttttcctttgtttctttttgtgcaaatttaatttgatataaatacttgataatgtttagaattaaatgtcttctttgttttcaatttttgagtaaaagaaaatgaacatgagtgaaaaactaacaatttttttaaacccttatatatatatatatatatatatatatatatatatctatttgatttcacctaaacagTATATTTAagcgaaatcaaatagagatatattacatgctattcatattgttcaagtaaaatcaaatagatatatacatgaattttttttaaaaaaactattcATACATATgatcaataaagaatgaaaaaattcattttataaaatataaggAACTATGGATtaaattatgtaaattttgatttgataattttgccattcaaaaatgatcacgtgtaaagcacatgatggattcctaCTAAAAAATAGTTAGAAACTtaagtagggaccaaatttgactaATGTGAAATTGTAAGgaacgtaaaattacacttttaaaagtgagggacgaaaaaagtcattttgcaAAATATGAGAGACATTTTAAACAATTTTTTCTTAAGTTTCTTAAGTAAATCTACTAAAAAATCTCTTATGGTTAAGCCAatctatgaaaaaaaaaaaaaaccgtctATGATTACCTATTGCTGTCACCAGCATTCTCCACCTTCAATTGTTACCCTCCGCATTATCACAATcctctttctctcctttttcctcATCTACTTCCCCCTTTCTCTTCCTTCCCCTTCTTATCCCTTTGCGATCCCTTCCTTGCACCTACTCACCTTCTTCTTGTGATCAAATTTATTGCAGGAGGGAGAGGAAAAGGTTTGGGGAAATGGTGATCTGGTCACGACCCCTTCTTTCTCTCCCACAACTAATTATGGTCATTGGAAGGACAGGGGTTGCAGATAAATGGCCTTGAAGGGAGGAGAGAGAGCGGGATGCAAGGAACGggaagagaggaagaaagaaaggagaggAGGAAGACGAAGAGAGAGGGGCCGGTGATCAAGGGAAGGGTGGTGGTGGCAAAAGAAGAGTGGCAGTGGAGAAAGAGATAGGGgtggtattttatttttatttattattttatgtatagaaACAAGGTGAATTGTATTTAGCAGTTTTCgattgttttttaaaaattttatgagTTCTAAGGGGTTTAATAGGTATATCAACTAAAAATTGATTTAAGAAATTAATTTCCAAGTCAAGCACTTGCAATAGAAGCGCGTTTATCTCAAACTTGTGAATTTAAATGATTTTCCTCGATTTTTTTACATTAGTTCAAACCACAAAATATCAAATTATATGACTTGAAATCATAagaggcttttttttttgtaagtttgCTTAACCACCAGGGACCTTGTgcattttaccattttatttaACTCTAAGGGTATGATAGGTATATCAATTAAAAATTTACTTGTTTCCAGTAAATACTCGCAATAGTGGTGTGTGTATCTCAAACTAGTTAATTCAGATGATTTCTATCACTTTTTAAAATTAGTTCAAATCACGAGATATTAGAAATATATGTTTTAAAATTGTACGGGATTTTtctgtattttaataaaaagaaataaaatgatatGTTTCATCCCACGCATTTTAGGAAAAAAGCTATTTTTAATGAAGCAAAtcagtccctcacattttaaaaacaaagcaaattaatCCCAAAATAACAACTTGATATAGATTTCAAGGGTAAAATTGAAACATCACTTTAGTGTTAACCAAATCTACCTATATCTGACATATGCATGATATTAAGtcaacaaaaaaaggaaaaagaattaaaacttaCAACATAAAAAAAACCTTCTctcttaaaaattaaaaaattttgagaaagtgATATTAGGTtaacataaaaagaaaaattaaaattataacaTCGAAAACAAATCATTCTgtctaaaaagaaaagaaaatttaaaaattataacatcAAAAACAAACCCTTCGCTctaaaatgtttaaaaaatttttgtataaaattttttaacttaGGGGTTTGCTTTTtagttataatttttaatttttttcccttttatgttGACTAATGTcattatctcaaaaaaatttaaCTTCTTTTAGGTAGAAATGTTTGTTTtctatgttataatttttaatttttttcctttttatagtgACTTAATGTCACGTATGTATCATATGTAGCTAGACTTGGAAGAACTATAGTGATGTTGCTAGACTTAATGTCACGaaagtgtttggataggagaatTATTTAcccaaatttatttgcttacatcaccattacaattttcaatacaattttttatcttttcaattacctttttatctcacatacatcacatcacaaaaagtgttacaataaaaatatatcaaataatttacaatccaaatatATTAGGTTATCAATATGGAactaatttgttttatttttaaaaagtgaGGAATTATCTTACAGCGTTGTAAAAGTGAgagataaaaaatattttttatcaaaaagtaAGAGATGAAAcaaatcatttttttcaaaaaaaaaaaaaaaagagatacaGATTAATTATCATGCATGTTAGGATTGGTCCCATCATCAATAATTTGGCAAATTTCATGTCAATGTAccgcaaagggattttatgagATCTAGGCCCTGTGACCATGGACGCTACATGCCATATTTTCGTCAATAATGGGGGGGACAGCTGAGGCCAGTTTTCCGCTCTGCTCCAAAGAGAGAAAGCAAAGGTAAATGATGGAAAATTGACTTGATATCTGATAAGAGAGGAATCTTGTACTATTTTGTTCTTTCTACCTATAAAGCTGCCATGGGTATGGCCCGTGGAAAATTCATCGTTCCCCGTTCATACCAAGGATGAAGACTTTACCGTAGTATCCAAAACCATGGGCACCAAAATCAAGGCTGTTATTTTGAGAAGAACGCAACCAAAACGGAAACCGGTATCAATTCCGTCCAATTTGGATGTAATGGATTACAGCATCCACCAATTTAAAAGCGAAAAAGAACGAAAAGCAAAACCGGTGTCAGTGtaatattttgaaaaactaAGGAGTTATTATTGAACTAAAGATAACCAAATTtcgattaaatttttttaaatggaaCCTACTGGGTTACTGTACTACTTATTGCAATTTAAAAGTGCAAATTTATTTGAACTTGCAGAATTCAATATAGCGAAATCCCAATTCATCAACTATATAATTATTGCGCATTCATGGATATAGATTTAGGAATGATGATGctgaaaattaaaaatttttaataatattATATGGGTATAAAGCGCCTGATGTCCATTTAGCATCCACCTAAAGTGTTCCACTCAAATATCCACATTGAATCGACCCGGTGGAATAGCTCAGTCGATTATGTAATCCTTTTTTAAGTCATTGACCAGTGTTGAGTTTCATAATTATCGTGCTCGGAGTGAATTGGATCGTCCTTTCTTGAACTGTAAGGAATTAGTTGGACCGAAAGTCTGGGGTGACACCCCctgcataaaaaaaaatatccaTATTGAATCCATCACGATTCCACTTAAatgtttctttccaaaaaaaaaaactcttttttGTCAAATCATTGCTACtttagttttgaaaaaaaaaatttgtgattGTAAACTGGTAGATGAGAAATTTAACTATTAAACACTACTCAGTTCATTCTTCATCCTTCGTGTACTTGTTTGATTTCCTTGGTGTAATTCTTAATATTCAATGagccttcttcatttcttgacatttTTACTCGAACAAAATATTCGTTCATTTTATAATTTGTTTGCTAATTATCAAAACTAAAGAATTCAAAGTCATAGGGTTTTCAATAACTTATCAGTCTCCTACAAGGCTACAACCTTTTATAGATTAAATATACAGTCCGCTGGATTATTTAGCAATTGAATGATAGTCAATTCCATATATACTCtcaaattaaatataaaattcagtATACTATTTGGCGATAAAAACTAATAGGCCTTGCTTGGATTGAAGGttttcgtcggaaaatattatcgttttccgtgatcacatttccctatcacatttttccctcacatatatcaaatcgctacagtaatttttccatgaaaaatgacggaaaatgcaatccaaacacaacctattAATCGCTTACACCCTTTTATTCAACCCGCTATCAAATTTCCTATGTTATCTAGCAATTAAAGGAGAATCCCCCTGCTTCCTCCCTCTGATTTCTTATATACAAAATTCGTAACACTATTTAACGATCGAAAACTAATTAATCTCCTACAACCTTCTATAATATAGATATTGTGATTACACTATTTAGCAACAGAATAACAATCTACTCCATAGTCTCTCTTATTCATTAAATGTAGATTTCACTTCACTAAATAACCCCtaattcctttcatttggtGAAGCCTCCCTATAACTAATTAATCCTTCTCTCCCCTTTATGTATTAAACACAATGTTCAGCTCATCTATTACACATAAAATTGGCCATACTTTTTAGGAAAAATTGTCAATTTAATCCCTAAACTGTTTTTTCCGTCGATTTAGTCCCTATACATTATTTATAGTCAATTTAATCTCTAAACTTATATTTCGATTCAATCAAGAAGCTTAGCGGCGACGTCACCGCATAATTTTTATCAGCTTCCCAATCAAGCAACTCAGAAAGGGTAGTTTAGGGACTTCCATTGTGGAGCCTTAACCAAAAT
It includes:
- the LOC113739899 gene encoding uncharacterized protein — translated: MHPISEREIQSSYPKNSFRKNVKKKKKFLKKKMQSINFNITTDFNAVRKSTWPRPSRLSNGLGYGHGDFQRKQRLNCRHDNDYSSRSCRIVACASESQSPGGSNPGSVRGSGPGPGSSQSSFLSPGQTYALLKQQMEVAAKSEDYEEAARLRDSLKTFEDQEPVLRLKRLLKEAIDNERFEDAARYHDELKEIAPHSLLNCSSDATTSGIRVQVRSVYIEGRSQPSKGLYFFAYRIRITNNSDRPVQLLRRHWIITDANGRTEHVWGIGVIGEQPVILPNTGFEYSSACPLGTSSGRMEGDFEMKHVDKVGSRTFNVAIAPFSLSTFEDGGDSF